Proteins co-encoded in one Pseudomonas fluorescens genomic window:
- a CDS encoding LacI family DNA-binding transcriptional regulator, translating into MNDFSAAQRSRVTMLDVAEHAGVSKASVSRFIGDDRALLSDAIAQRIEQAIAELGYRPNQMARGLKRGRTRLIGMLVADIRNPYSIAVMHGVETACRRHGYSLVVCNTDRDDEQERQHLALLRSYNIEGLIVNTLGHHRDELDELKREMPLVLVDRKVDGLDSDMAGLNNPQAIEMALEHLQQRGYRDVLLVTEPYDGTSSRVERVSGFQQQIGQREDIRGAVLETGPSLAKDLQTFLNTPDSGPKALFCANGVAALACTLALREIGCRLFEDVGLIALDDLDWYPLVGSGITALAQPTAEIGAQAFECLLKRLRGDDEAARTLDFAPLLIERGSTRGFCGD; encoded by the coding sequence GTGAACGATTTCTCCGCCGCCCAGCGCAGCCGCGTCACCATGCTCGACGTCGCCGAACACGCTGGCGTGTCCAAGGCCAGCGTCTCGCGCTTTATCGGCGATGACCGCGCCCTGCTCTCCGATGCCATTGCCCAGCGCATCGAGCAGGCGATTGCCGAACTCGGCTACCGTCCCAATCAAATGGCCCGAGGCCTGAAACGCGGGCGCACCCGCCTGATCGGCATGCTGGTGGCCGATATTCGCAACCCCTATTCGATTGCCGTGATGCACGGCGTGGAAACCGCCTGCCGCCGGCACGGTTACAGCCTGGTGGTGTGCAACACCGATCGCGATGACGAGCAGGAACGCCAGCATCTGGCGCTGTTGCGCTCGTACAACATCGAAGGGCTGATCGTGAACACCTTGGGCCACCACCGGGATGAACTGGATGAGCTGAAGCGGGAAATGCCGCTGGTGCTGGTGGATCGCAAGGTCGATGGGCTCGACAGCGACATGGCCGGGCTGAATAACCCGCAAGCCATCGAGATGGCGCTCGAACATCTTCAGCAACGCGGCTATCGCGATGTACTGCTGGTGACTGAACCCTATGACGGCACCAGCTCGCGGGTCGAGCGGGTCAGCGGTTTTCAGCAGCAGATTGGCCAGCGCGAGGACATCCGTGGCGCTGTACTGGAAACCGGCCCGAGTCTTGCCAAAGACCTTCAAACCTTTTTAAACACACCTGATTCGGGCCCTAAAGCCCTGTTCTGCGCCAATGGCGTGGCGGCGCTGGCTTGCACCCTGGCCTTGCGCGAGATCGGCTGCCGCTTGTTCGAGGATGTCGGGCTGATCGCGCTGGATGATCTGGATTGGTATCCATTGGTGGGCAGCGGGATTACGGCCCTCGCCCAGCCAACCGCCGAGATTGGGGCACAGGCATTTGAATGCTTGCTCAAGCGCTTGCGTGGGGATGATGAAGCGGCGCGGACGCTGGATTTTGCACCGTTGCTCATTGAGCGCGGTTCGACCCGTGGATTTTGTGGTGACTGA
- a CDS encoding sugar diacid recognition domain-containing protein codes for MFELDHDLAQDIVDRAMAILPYNVNVMDSQGLILGSGEPERINTRHEGAQLVLANGRVVEIDAQTAVHLKGVQPGINLPLLLDQRLIGVLGITGEPEQLRTYAELVRMTAEMLVGQRNQQSEQQWRRQRCDDLLALLLSEAGDSPRLVDEAQQLGLKPQLTRVPYLFELGLEHGPGQTVEALSAWLTTRYPDSWCVSSAKSSLLWCRPASQNVEHDRLLEKLDGLGWNILRIAVGGQADGLAGLRRCYRRVGDLLAYGREVLPHSRLLTLNRYRLPVMLWRHRNDDALDELLKPLRKVIAKDSNGQLLATLRSWCDHDGQSQACADALGIHRNSLRYRMERIAELSGVDPLKLDGMLALYLGVQLLPQTDDLSK; via the coding sequence ATGTTCGAACTCGATCACGACCTCGCCCAGGACATCGTCGACCGGGCCATGGCCATTTTGCCGTACAACGTCAACGTCATGGACAGCCAGGGACTGATCCTCGGCAGCGGCGAGCCGGAGCGCATCAACACCCGTCACGAAGGTGCGCAATTGGTCCTGGCCAACGGGCGAGTGGTGGAGATCGACGCGCAGACGGCGGTGCATCTCAAAGGCGTGCAGCCGGGGATCAATCTGCCGCTGTTGCTCGATCAGCGCTTGATCGGTGTGCTCGGCATCACCGGCGAACCGGAGCAACTGCGCACTTACGCCGAGCTGGTGCGCATGACCGCCGAAATGCTGGTCGGCCAGCGCAACCAGCAATCCGAGCAGCAATGGCGGCGGCAGCGTTGCGATGACTTGCTGGCGCTGCTGCTGAGTGAGGCGGGGGATTCGCCAAGGCTGGTCGACGAGGCCCAGCAACTGGGCCTCAAACCGCAACTGACGCGGGTGCCGTACCTGTTTGAGCTAGGACTGGAGCACGGGCCGGGGCAAACCGTCGAGGCGCTGAGTGCCTGGCTGACGACACGCTATCCGGACAGTTGGTGCGTGAGTTCGGCCAAGTCGTCGCTGCTGTGGTGTCGGCCGGCGAGTCAGAACGTCGAGCATGATCGCTTGCTGGAAAAGCTCGATGGCCTGGGCTGGAACATCCTGCGCATTGCGGTCGGCGGGCAGGCCGATGGGCTGGCCGGGTTGCGTCGTTGCTATCGACGGGTCGGCGATCTGCTCGCCTATGGCCGCGAAGTGTTGCCGCATTCTCGACTGCTGACCCTCAACCGCTATCGCCTGCCGGTGATGCTCTGGCGCCATCGCAACGATGATGCGCTGGACGAATTGCTCAAACCATTGCGCAAGGTGATCGCCAAGGACAGCAACGGCCAGTTGCTCGCGACCCTGCGCAGTTGGTGCGATCACGACGGGCAGAGTCAGGCCTGCGCCGATGCGTTGGGGATTCACCGCAACAGCCTGCGTTACCGGATGGAGCGGATCGCCGAGTTGAGCGGGGTCGATCCGTTGAAACTGGACGGGATGCTGGCGTTGTATCTGGGTGTGCAATTGCTGCCACAGACCGACGATTTGTCGAAATGA
- a CDS encoding methyl-accepting chemotaxis protein, whose product MSLRNLNIAPRAFLGFAFIALLVIVLGVFAVNRMSIIRQASVEMQTNQLPSVTYLGVMTENVLRLRILSFRVLVNREAAGLQEAQTRIGVLVDKVRSAQAAYAALPAESEERAQYQAFATTLDNYLQAQNQMMDLSRQDKLEEMRALINTKIKDGTDQMGEQLNKLIAINAAGAKDASIQAGEHYDGAITGIVIVAVIAAVATVLLAWLLTRSIVTPLNRAVAAAQTIAGGNLTKVIEIDGKDEPARLLEALSAMQANLRKTIEQIAGSATQLGAAAEELNAVTEEASRGLQQQNNEIEQAATAVNEMTAAVEEVARNAVSTSEASNQSTHAAREGRDQVVKTVDAIQTMTHDVQNTAQMIEGLAAQGRDIGKVLDVIRAIAEQTNLLALNAAIEAARAGEAGRGFAVVADEVRALAHRTAQSTQEIEKMVAGIQNGTGEAVESMQQSNQRTQTTLEMARAAGVALEQITQSIHQINERNLVIASASEEQAQVSREVDRNLVNIRDLATQSAAGANQTSAATHELSRLAVDLNAMVARFVI is encoded by the coding sequence ATGTCCTTGCGTAATCTGAATATCGCGCCCCGTGCCTTCCTCGGTTTTGCCTTTATTGCCCTGCTGGTGATCGTGCTCGGCGTGTTCGCCGTCAACCGCATGTCGATCATCCGTCAGGCTTCCGTCGAGATGCAGACCAATCAGTTGCCCAGCGTCACTTATCTTGGTGTGATGACGGAGAACGTATTGCGTCTGCGGATTCTATCGTTCCGGGTTCTGGTCAACCGTGAAGCTGCAGGCCTGCAGGAAGCACAGACTCGCATCGGCGTGCTGGTGGACAAAGTGCGCAGCGCCCAGGCCGCTTACGCCGCGTTGCCCGCTGAGAGTGAAGAGCGTGCGCAATATCAGGCCTTCGCGACGACGCTGGACAACTATCTGCAAGCCCAGAACCAAATGATGGATTTGTCGCGTCAGGACAAGCTCGAAGAGATGCGCGCCCTGATCAACACGAAGATCAAGGACGGCACGGACCAGATGGGAGAGCAGCTCAACAAACTCATTGCGATCAATGCCGCTGGTGCTAAAGACGCTTCTATTCAGGCCGGTGAGCATTACGACGGTGCCATTACCGGCATCGTCATCGTGGCCGTCATCGCAGCAGTGGCCACGGTATTGCTGGCCTGGCTGCTGACCCGCAGCATCGTCACCCCGCTGAACCGCGCCGTCGCTGCGGCACAAACCATCGCCGGCGGCAACCTGACCAAAGTCATCGAAATCGACGGCAAGGACGAACCGGCGCGTCTGCTCGAGGCCCTGTCTGCCATGCAGGCCAACCTGCGCAAGACCATCGAGCAGATTGCCGGCTCCGCCACGCAACTGGGCGCCGCCGCCGAAGAACTCAACGCCGTGACCGAAGAAGCCTCCCGTGGCCTGCAACAGCAGAACAACGAAATCGAACAGGCCGCCACCGCCGTCAACGAAATGACCGCCGCGGTGGAAGAGGTGGCACGCAACGCGGTGTCGACCTCCGAAGCCTCGAACCAGTCGACCCACGCCGCCCGCGAAGGTCGCGATCAGGTGGTGAAAACCGTTGATGCGATCCAGACCATGACCCACGACGTACAAAACACCGCGCAGATGATCGAAGGCCTGGCCGCTCAGGGTCGCGACATCGGCAAGGTGCTGGACGTGATCCGCGCCATCGCCGAACAGACCAACCTGCTGGCACTCAACGCTGCCATCGAAGCGGCCCGTGCCGGTGAAGCCGGGCGTGGTTTCGCCGTGGTAGCGGACGAGGTTCGCGCCCTGGCCCATCGCACCGCGCAATCGACCCAGGAAATCGAAAAAATGGTCGCCGGCATCCAGAACGGCACCGGCGAAGCGGTCGAGTCGATGCAGCAGAGCAACCAACGCACCCAGACCACTCTGGAAATGGCTCGCGCCGCCGGCGTTGCACTGGAGCAGATCACCCAATCGATTCACCAGATCAACGAGCGCAACCTGGTCATCGCCAGCGCTTCGGAAGAGCAGGCGCAGGTGTCCCGCGAGGTCGACCGCAACCTGGTCAACATCCGCGACCTGGCCACGCAATCGGCCGCCGGGGCCAACCAGACCAGCGCCGCGACCCACGAACTGTCGCGCCTGGCGGTGGATTTGAATGCGATGGTGGCGCGGTTTGTGATTTGA
- a CDS encoding pyridoxal phosphate-dependent aminotransferase gives MRYSALTQRIAGEGAAAWRIHDRALELRAEGVDVLLLSVGDPDFDTPLPIIHGAIDSLLAGDTHYSEVRGRRELRTLIAERHRRNSGQDVDAEHVIVLPGAQCAVYSVAQCLLDPGDEVIVAEPMYVTYEGVFGACGATVVPVPVRPENGFRVDPVDVAARITPKTRAMLLNSPNNPSGASLSLLIWQALAALCIRHDLWLISDEVYSELLYEGEHVSPASLPGMAERTATVNSLSKSHAMTGWRIGWMIGPKPLAEHLVNLSLSMLFGLPDFVQKAAQVALETDLPEVTLMREEYRLRRDLVCERLRGCPGLYPIKPDGGMFVMVDVRQTGIGAQDFAERLLEGYGVSVLAGEAFGPSAAGHIRIGLVVDRVKLADACSRIALCAAQLLQVRSA, from the coding sequence ATGCGCTATTCAGCCTTGACCCAACGAATCGCCGGGGAGGGAGCAGCGGCCTGGCGGATTCACGACCGAGCGCTGGAACTGCGCGCCGAAGGGGTCGATGTGTTGCTGCTGTCGGTGGGTGATCCGGATTTCGACACGCCGCTGCCGATCATCCACGGCGCCATCGACAGCCTGTTGGCGGGCGATACGCATTATTCCGAAGTGCGCGGCCGGCGGGAGCTGCGCACGTTGATCGCTGAGCGCCATCGACGCAACAGCGGCCAGGATGTCGATGCCGAGCATGTGATCGTGTTGCCCGGCGCACAATGCGCGGTGTATTCGGTGGCGCAATGCCTGCTTGATCCGGGCGATGAAGTGATCGTCGCCGAACCGATGTATGTGACTTATGAAGGTGTATTCGGTGCCTGTGGCGCAACCGTGGTGCCTGTTCCGGTTCGCCCTGAGAACGGTTTTCGCGTCGACCCGGTGGATGTCGCGGCGCGGATCACTCCGAAGACTCGGGCCATGTTGCTCAACAGCCCCAACAATCCTTCCGGCGCCAGTCTGTCGTTGCTGATCTGGCAGGCGCTTGCGGCGCTGTGCATTCGTCATGACTTGTGGCTGATCAGTGACGAGGTTTACAGCGAATTGTTATACGAAGGTGAGCACGTCAGCCCGGCGAGCCTGCCGGGCATGGCCGAGCGCACCGCGACCGTCAACAGCCTGTCAAAGTCCCACGCGATGACCGGTTGGCGGATCGGCTGGATGATCGGGCCAAAACCGTTGGCCGAGCATTTGGTGAATCTGTCGTTGAGCATGCTGTTCGGTCTGCCGGATTTCGTGCAGAAAGCGGCGCAGGTAGCGCTGGAGACAGACCTGCCGGAAGTGACGCTGATGCGCGAGGAATACCGGTTGCGTCGGGATCTGGTGTGCGAGCGGTTGCGCGGCTGTCCGGGGTTGTACCCGATCAAGCCGGATGGCGGGATGTTTGTGATGGTCGATGTGCGCCAGACCGGGATCGGGGCGCAGGATTTTGCAGAACGATTGCTGGAGGGGTATGGGGTTTCGGTGCTGGCCGGTGAAGCGTTCGGGCCCAGTGCGGCGGGGCATATTCGCATCGGGCTGGTGGTGGATCGGGTGAAGCTGGCGGATGCGTGTTCGCGGATTGCGCTGTGCGCTGCGCAGCTTTTGCAAGTGCGCAGCGCCTGA
- a CDS encoding MFS transporter: MKTVTLATRRWWYIMPIVFITYSLAYLDRANYGFAAASGMAADLMITPGLSSLLGALFFLGYFFFQVPGAIYAQKHSVKKLIFVSLILWGGLATLTGVVSNAYWLIVIRFMLGVVEAAVMPAMLVYLCHWFTRAERSRANTFLILGNPVTMLWMSVVSGYLVQHFSWRWMFIIEGLPAVLWAFIWWKLADDRPAQAKWLSDREKHDLQSALAAEQVGIKAVKNYAEAFRSPKVIILALQFFCWSIGVYGFVLWLPSILKAGAQMDMIEAGWLSALPYLAAVIGMLLVSWGSDKLQKRKRFVWPPLLIASVAFYGSYALGAEHFWWSYTLLVIAGACMYAPYGPFFAIVPEILPANVAGGAMALINSMGALGSFGGSYLVGYLNSSTGSPGASYLLMSGALMLSVVLTIFLKPGASDRVTAKRVAPRPQPAHS; the protein is encoded by the coding sequence ATGAAAACCGTAACCCTCGCCACCCGCCGCTGGTGGTACATCATGCCGATCGTGTTCATCACCTACAGCCTGGCTTACCTGGACCGCGCCAACTACGGATTCGCTGCCGCCTCCGGGATGGCCGCCGACCTGATGATCACGCCGGGCCTGTCCTCGCTGCTCGGCGCGCTGTTTTTCCTCGGTTACTTTTTCTTCCAGGTGCCCGGCGCGATCTACGCGCAGAAGCACAGCGTCAAGAAGCTGATCTTCGTCAGCCTGATCCTCTGGGGCGGGCTCGCCACGCTGACCGGCGTGGTTTCCAACGCCTATTGGCTGATCGTCATCCGTTTCATGCTCGGCGTGGTCGAAGCGGCGGTGATGCCGGCGATGCTGGTCTATCTCTGTCACTGGTTCACCCGTGCCGAACGCTCCCGGGCCAACACCTTCCTGATCCTCGGCAACCCGGTGACGATGCTGTGGATGTCGGTGGTGTCGGGGTATCTGGTGCAGCATTTCAGCTGGCGCTGGATGTTCATCATCGAAGGTTTGCCGGCGGTGCTCTGGGCGTTTATCTGGTGGAAGCTGGCCGATGATCGTCCGGCTCAGGCCAAGTGGCTCAGCGACCGGGAAAAGCACGATCTGCAAAGCGCTCTCGCCGCCGAACAGGTCGGGATCAAAGCAGTTAAGAACTACGCTGAAGCTTTCCGCTCGCCGAAGGTGATCATTCTGGCGCTGCAGTTTTTCTGCTGGAGCATTGGCGTCTACGGCTTCGTGTTGTGGCTGCCGTCGATTCTCAAGGCCGGCGCGCAAATGGACATGATCGAGGCCGGCTGGCTCTCGGCCCTGCCGTATCTGGCGGCGGTGATCGGGATGCTGCTGGTGTCCTGGGGCTCGGACAAACTGCAAAAGCGCAAACGTTTCGTCTGGCCGCCGCTGCTGATTGCCTCGGTGGCGTTCTACGGTTCGTATGCCTTGGGTGCCGAGCATTTCTGGTGGTCGTACACGCTGCTGGTGATTGCCGGCGCCTGCATGTACGCGCCTTACGGGCCGTTCTTCGCGATCGTGCCGGAAATCCTGCCGGCCAACGTTGCTGGCGGCGCCATGGCACTCATCAACAGCATGGGCGCCCTCGGTTCGTTCGGTGGTTCGTATCTGGTCGGTTACCTCAACAGCTCCACCGGTTCGCCCGGCGCTTCGTACCTGCTGATGAGCGGCGCACTGATGCTCTCGGTGGTGCTGACGATTTTTCTCAAGCCCGGCGCGAGCGACCGGGTGACGGCCAAGCGCGTCGCACCGCGTCCGCAGCCGGCCCATTCCTGA
- a CDS encoding sugar kinase — translation MSEIDILSFGETMAMFVAEQSGDLAFVDQFHRRIAGADSNVAIGLSRLGFNVAWLSRVGADSLGRFVVETLAREGLDCSHVEVDNAHPTGFQLKSRNDDGSDPTVEYFRRGSAASHLSSKSITPTLLGARHLHATGIPPALSASAREMSHELMTRMRNTGRSVSFDPNLRPSLWASEREMITEINRLAALAHWVLPGLSEGRLLTGFEDPADIAAFYLDQGAEAVAIKLGPQGAYYRTHLDQGFVAGVPVETVVDTVGAGDGFAVGMISALLEHQSFPEAVRRANWIGSRAVQSRGDMEGLPTRSELSAELEAVNREQARSHTGSGSNSAPLWERACSR, via the coding sequence ATGTCTGAGATCGATATTCTGTCGTTCGGCGAAACCATGGCCATGTTTGTTGCCGAACAGAGCGGTGATCTGGCATTCGTCGATCAGTTCCACAGGCGGATTGCCGGGGCGGACAGCAATGTGGCCATCGGTTTGTCCCGGTTGGGTTTCAACGTTGCGTGGCTGAGCCGTGTCGGTGCCGATTCCCTGGGACGATTTGTCGTCGAAACCCTGGCCCGCGAAGGTCTGGATTGCAGCCATGTCGAAGTGGACAACGCGCACCCGACCGGTTTCCAGCTCAAGTCGCGCAACGATGACGGCAGCGATCCGACGGTCGAGTACTTCCGTCGCGGCTCGGCGGCCAGTCATCTGTCATCGAAGTCGATCACCCCGACGCTGCTGGGCGCGCGACATCTGCACGCCACCGGCATTCCGCCAGCGCTGTCGGCGTCGGCCCGGGAAATGTCCCATGAACTGATGACCCGCATGCGCAACACCGGGCGCAGCGTGTCATTCGACCCGAACCTGCGCCCGAGCCTGTGGGCCAGCGAACGGGAGATGATCACCGAAATCAACCGCCTCGCCGCCCTCGCCCATTGGGTGTTGCCGGGGCTGAGCGAAGGTCGCTTGCTCACCGGGTTTGAAGATCCGGCGGACATCGCCGCGTTTTATCTGGATCAGGGTGCCGAAGCCGTGGCGATCAAACTCGGGCCGCAGGGTGCGTATTACCGCACGCACCTGGATCAGGGGTTTGTTGCCGGTGTGCCGGTCGAAACCGTGGTCGATACGGTCGGTGCCGGAGATGGATTTGCGGTGGGGATGATCAGTGCCCTGCTGGAGCACCAGAGCTTTCCCGAAGCCGTCAGACGCGCCAACTGGATTGGCAGCCGGGCGGTGCAGAGCCGTGGCGACATGGAGGGTTTGCCGACCCGATCCGAACTTTCGGCTGAACTGGAGGCCGTCAATCGCGAGCAGGCTCGCTCCCACACTGGATCGGGTTCCAACTCAGCCCCCTTGTGGGAGCGAGCCTGCTCGCGATAG
- a CDS encoding glycerate kinase, whose product MKIVIAPDSFKDSLSAQGVAEAIALGLAQVWPQATLVKCPMADGGEGTVESILAACEGELRRTRVRGPLGAAVDAAWGWLPHNHTAIIEMAEASGLQLVPPGQRDACISSTFGTGELIRAALDAGAQRVILAIGGSATNDGGAGAMQALGVKLLDAQGQSLVPGGLALAQLARLDLSEFDPRLAQVRFDIAADVNNPLCGPHGASAIFGPQKGASPAQVQQLDQALGHFAELCAQALGKDVRDEPGSGAAGGLGFAAKAFLGARFQAGVEVVAELVGLAEAVKGAHLVITGEGRFDAQTLRGKTPFGVARIAKQHGVPVIVIAGTLGEGYQALYEHGIDAAFAVTSGPMTLEQACAEAPRLLRERATDIARVWRVATAG is encoded by the coding sequence ATGAAAATCGTCATCGCCCCCGATTCGTTCAAGGACAGCCTGAGTGCCCAAGGCGTTGCAGAAGCCATTGCGCTGGGCCTGGCGCAGGTCTGGCCGCAGGCGACGCTGGTCAAGTGCCCGATGGCCGACGGTGGCGAAGGCACGGTGGAGTCAATTCTCGCTGCGTGTGAAGGCGAACTGCGCCGTACCCGCGTGCGCGGCCCGTTGGGCGCGGCGGTCGATGCGGCGTGGGGCTGGCTGCCGCACAACCACACCGCAATCATTGAAATGGCCGAGGCCAGCGGCTTGCAACTGGTGCCGCCGGGGCAGCGCGATGCCTGCATCAGCAGCACGTTCGGCACCGGTGAACTGATCCGTGCAGCGCTGGATGCCGGCGCACAGCGGGTCATTCTGGCCATCGGCGGCAGCGCCACCAATGACGGCGGCGCCGGCGCGATGCAGGCGTTGGGCGTGAAATTGCTGGATGCTCAAGGGCAATCGCTGGTGCCGGGCGGTCTGGCGCTGGCGCAACTCGCACGACTGGACTTGAGCGAATTCGACCCGCGTCTGGCGCAAGTGCGTTTTGACATCGCCGCCGACGTCAACAATCCGCTGTGTGGCCCTCACGGCGCCTCGGCAATCTTCGGTCCGCAGAAGGGCGCATCTCCTGCGCAAGTGCAGCAACTGGATCAGGCCCTCGGCCACTTCGCCGAACTCTGCGCGCAAGCGCTGGGCAAGGATGTCCGCGATGAGCCGGGCAGCGGTGCCGCGGGTGGATTGGGCTTTGCTGCCAAGGCATTTCTCGGCGCACGGTTCCAGGCCGGTGTCGAAGTCGTCGCGGAACTGGTCGGACTGGCCGAGGCCGTGAAGGGCGCACATCTGGTCATCACCGGCGAAGGACGCTTCGATGCCCAGACCCTGCGCGGCAAAACCCCGTTCGGCGTCGCGCGGATCGCCAAGCAGCACGGCGTGCCGGTGATTGTCATTGCCGGCACGCTGGGCGAGGGTTATCAGGCACTCTACGAGCACGGTATCGACGCAGCATTCGCCGTCACCAGCGGCCCGATGACGCTGGAACAAGCCTGCGCCGAGGCGCCACGCCTGCTGCGCGAACGTGCCACAGACATTGCTCGCGTATGGCGTGTGGCAACTGCGGGCTGA
- a CDS encoding 2-hydroxyacid dehydrogenase has protein sequence MKKQVVLYKKLSAALMARLEEQVDVTLIDSLDADGLMKLRDALPGAHGLLGASLKLDAALLDLAPQLEAISSVSVGVDNYDIDYLTRRRILLTNTPDVLTETTADTGFALILATARRVVELANMVRGGHWHRSIGPAHFGTDVHGKTLGIIGMGRIGEALAQRGHFGFGMPVIYHSQSRKPAVEARFNAQYRSLEDLLQQADFICLTLPLTAQTEGLIGAEQFALMRPESIFINISRGKVVDETAMIDTLRHNRIRAAGLDVFEREPLNHDSPLLQLNNVVATPHMGSATHETREAMARCAVENLLAALTGKKPVNLVNSSAWQS, from the coding sequence ATGAAAAAGCAGGTTGTGCTGTACAAAAAACTGTCGGCGGCGCTGATGGCGCGCCTTGAGGAACAGGTCGACGTGACGCTGATCGACAGCCTCGACGCCGACGGCCTGATGAAACTGCGTGACGCCCTGCCCGGCGCCCACGGATTGCTCGGCGCGAGCCTGAAACTGGATGCGGCATTGCTTGATCTGGCACCGCAGCTCGAAGCGATTTCCAGCGTCTCGGTGGGCGTCGACAACTACGACATCGACTACCTGACCCGACGCAGAATTCTGCTGACCAACACCCCGGATGTGCTCACCGAAACCACTGCCGACACCGGTTTCGCGCTGATCCTGGCCACCGCCCGGCGAGTGGTGGAACTGGCGAACATGGTGCGCGGCGGTCACTGGCACCGCAGCATCGGCCCGGCGCATTTCGGCACCGATGTGCACGGCAAGACCCTGGGCATCATCGGTATGGGGCGGATTGGCGAGGCGTTGGCGCAGCGTGGACATTTCGGGTTCGGGATGCCGGTGATCTATCACAGCCAGTCGCGCAAACCGGCGGTCGAGGCACGCTTCAACGCGCAGTACCGCAGCCTTGAAGACTTGCTGCAGCAGGCGGATTTCATCTGTCTGACGTTGCCGCTGACGGCGCAGACTGAAGGTTTGATTGGCGCCGAACAGTTTGCGTTGATGCGCCCGGAAAGCATCTTCATCAACATTTCCCGAGGCAAGGTAGTAGACGAGACGGCCATGATCGATACCTTGCGCCATAACCGGATTCGCGCGGCGGGGCTGGATGTGTTCGAGCGCGAGCCGTTGAATCATGACTCGCCGTTGTTGCAACTGAATAATGTGGTGGCAACGCCGCACATGGGTTCGGCGACCCATGAAACGCGCGAAGCGATGGCGCGGTGTGCGGTGGAGAATCTGTTGGCGGCGTTAACTGGGAAGAAGCCGGTGAATCTGGTGAACTCATCAGCTTGGCAGAGCTGA
- a CDS encoding sugar phosphate isomerase/epimerase family protein: MNKPAVSISLSSYGADLVRRRGQGSFIEVLAAAGAHRIEWREELLTIEVPEQLAAATQAEGLQSIYSSPTELWLAGQSRPNPELITALQNAEAFGSKWLKVSLGFFTDNNDLQALGQILAQSPVQLLVENDQTLHGGRIEPFQRFFAAVEQHNLPIKMTFDIGNWQWQDQSATSAARLLGRHVGYVHCKAVARRADGKLVAVPPAATDLHLWEQLLRHMAQGVMRAAEYPLQGDDLVQLTTEHVAALACLGQSRLEPAHV; encoded by the coding sequence ATGAATAAACCCGCCGTTTCCATCAGCCTTTCCAGCTACGGCGCCGACCTTGTGCGCCGCCGTGGTCAAGGCTCTTTCATCGAGGTGTTGGCCGCTGCCGGTGCCCATCGCATCGAATGGCGCGAAGAACTGCTGACCATCGAAGTCCCCGAACAACTCGCCGCCGCCACACAAGCCGAAGGCCTGCAAAGTATCTATTCCTCGCCCACCGAACTGTGGCTGGCCGGCCAGTCGCGGCCCAATCCCGAACTCATCACTGCACTGCAAAACGCTGAAGCGTTCGGATCGAAGTGGCTGAAGGTTTCCCTTGGTTTCTTCACCGACAACAACGATCTGCAGGCGCTGGGGCAAATCCTCGCGCAGAGCCCGGTGCAACTGCTGGTGGAGAACGATCAGACCTTGCACGGCGGTCGCATCGAACCGTTCCAGCGCTTTTTCGCCGCCGTCGAGCAACACAACTTGCCAATCAAGATGACCTTCGACATCGGCAACTGGCAGTGGCAGGACCAGTCCGCCACCAGTGCCGCTCGACTGCTGGGCCGCCACGTCGGTTACGTGCATTGCAAAGCCGTGGCCCGCCGCGCCGACGGCAAACTGGTAGCGGTTCCGCCGGCCGCCACCGACCTGCATCTGTGGGAACAACTGCTGCGGCACATGGCCCAAGGGGTCATGCGCGCCGCCGAATACCCGTTGCAGGGCGACGACCTGGTGCAATTGACCACCGAACACGTTGCCGCCCTCGCCTGCCTCGGCCAATCCCGCCTGGAGCCTGCTCATGTCTGA